A stretch of the Candidatus Binataceae bacterium genome encodes the following:
- the rimP gene encoding ribosome maturation factor RimP: MVLQLNSVAKKVVELIEPHIERQGFELVNVEFRQGTRHALLRLLIDKPEGGISLDDLEQLTPLVGDLLDVYDPVESRYTLELASPGINRPLTKLKDFEAHVGRRIKLRTYRPREGRKNFGGVLAGVSAAGIELDDDLTGGRQAFGFEELQGANYEHRFD, from the coding sequence ATGGTGCTGCAACTTAACTCGGTGGCGAAGAAAGTGGTCGAACTGATCGAGCCGCATATCGAGCGGCAGGGCTTCGAGCTGGTCAATGTCGAGTTCCGCCAAGGGACCCGTCATGCGCTTTTGCGCCTCCTGATCGACAAGCCCGAAGGCGGAATTTCGCTCGACGACCTCGAGCAGCTGACGCCGCTGGTCGGCGATCTGCTTGACGTTTACGATCCGGTCGAGAGTCGCTATACGCTCGAGCTGGCTTCGCCGGGGATCAATCGGCCCTTGACGAAGCTCAAGGATTTCGAAGCTCATGTCGGACGGCGGATTAAGCTGAGGACCTATCGGCCGCGGGAGGGGCGCAAGAATTTCGGCGGCGTGTTGGCAGGCGTCAGCGCCGCGGGCATCGAGCTGGATGACGACTTGACCGGCGGCCGGCAGGCCTTCGGCTTCGAGGAGCTCCAGGGCGCCAACTATGAGCATCGATTCGACTGA
- the nusA gene encoding transcription termination factor NusA — protein MAGDLNRVIEQVSKEKGIDKTIVVSAVEEMMHSAARRTFGADRNIESRFNAELGEVELFEIKTVVEKVASPGPEVELEEAHAKYDPDAQVGDEILIKLDTATMGRIAAQAAKQNLIQHIRDAERKQIYNEFKDRRDEVVSGIVQRFERKSMFVNLGRTEAVLPEKEQIPHERYRQGDRIRAIILEVDLSEKGLAIILSRTSDLFLMKLFEQEVPEMYEGIVEIRQCAREPGGRAKVAVYSNDSDVDPVGACVGMKGTRVQSVVQELRGEKIDIVPWTDDQAELVCRALAPAKVSKVIIDDEEHAMEVVVPDDQLSLAIGKRGQNVRLAHRLSGWKLDVRSDSEAEEEAREARASLNAIPGIGDINAELLYQWGFRSAEQLAEANEHNFEVEGISPERAIQVIHAARDWVATKVRLEEEKAVAAAQAAAATAALAADESAESAVGEAAALGPQGYPPPDAGDGAESAAVSAADTENDVEAKS, from the coding sequence ATGGCGGGCGATCTGAACCGCGTGATTGAACAGGTCTCGAAGGAAAAAGGCATCGACAAAACGATCGTGGTCAGCGCGGTCGAGGAGATGATGCATTCGGCGGCGCGCCGCACCTTCGGCGCTGATCGCAATATCGAGTCGCGCTTTAACGCCGAGCTCGGCGAAGTCGAGCTGTTCGAGATCAAGACGGTGGTCGAGAAGGTTGCCAGTCCCGGGCCCGAGGTCGAGCTTGAGGAGGCGCACGCCAAATACGATCCCGACGCGCAGGTCGGCGACGAAATTCTGATCAAGCTCGATACCGCGACCATGGGACGCATCGCGGCGCAGGCGGCGAAGCAGAACCTGATTCAGCATATCCGCGACGCCGAGCGCAAACAGATCTACAACGAGTTCAAGGATCGCCGCGACGAGGTCGTCTCGGGCATTGTGCAGCGCTTCGAGCGCAAGAGCATGTTTGTCAACCTTGGGCGGACCGAAGCGGTCCTGCCGGAAAAGGAACAGATTCCGCACGAGCGCTACCGTCAGGGCGACCGCATCCGCGCGATAATCCTCGAAGTGGACCTTTCGGAAAAAGGCCTCGCGATTATCCTGTCACGCACCTCGGACCTTTTCCTCATGAAATTGTTCGAGCAGGAAGTGCCGGAGATGTACGAAGGTATTGTCGAGATTCGCCAGTGTGCGCGCGAGCCGGGTGGGCGCGCCAAGGTTGCGGTCTATTCCAACGACAGCGACGTCGACCCGGTCGGCGCCTGCGTCGGCATGAAGGGCACCCGCGTCCAATCGGTCGTTCAGGAGTTGCGCGGCGAGAAGATCGATATTGTGCCATGGACCGACGACCAGGCCGAGTTAGTCTGCCGCGCACTGGCGCCGGCCAAGGTCTCGAAGGTGATCATCGACGACGAGGAGCATGCGATGGAAGTGGTGGTGCCCGACGACCAGCTTTCGCTGGCGATCGGCAAACGCGGCCAGAACGTGCGCCTCGCCCATCGCCTCTCCGGCTGGAAGCTCGACGTGCGCAGCGACTCGGAAGCGGAAGAAGAGGCGCGCGAGGCCCGCGCTTCCCTCAACGCCATCCCCGGCATCGGCGACATCAACGCCGAGCTGCTCTATCAGTGGGGTTTTCGTTCGGCCGAGCAGCTCGCCGAGGCCAACGAGCACAACTTCGAGGTCGAGGGCATCAGTCCCGAGCGCGCGATCCAGGTGATTCATGCGGCGCGCGATTGGGTCGCGACCAAGGTCCGGCTTGAAGAAGAAAAGGCGGTGGCGGCCGCGCAGGCCGCAGCCGCGACAGCCGCTCTTGCTGCGGATGAGTCGGCGGAATCCGCCGTCGGCGAAGCTGCGGCGTTAGGGCCTCAAGGGTATCCGCCACCCGATGCAGGCGACGGTGCGGAGTCAGCAGCCGTTAGCGCCGCGGACACGGAAAATGACGTCGAGGCGAAATCATAA
- a CDS encoding YlxR family protein — translation MTSRRNHKPVRSCLGCNSRDLQSTLVRVTIVDGALVLDEPRERGGRGGYLHRDAGCLQKFVRSRVKEFRALRRGIPRDERSRITELLQVAAG, via the coding sequence ATGACGTCGAGGCGAAATCATAAACCGGTACGGAGCTGTCTCGGATGCAACAGCCGCGACTTGCAGAGTACGCTGGTGCGCGTGACGATCGTGGACGGCGCACTGGTCCTCGACGAGCCACGGGAGCGCGGCGGTCGCGGCGGCTACCTGCATCGTGACGCCGGTTGTTTGCAAAAATTCGTGCGCAGCCGGGTCAAGGAATTCCGCGCGTTGCGGCGTGGGATTCCGCGCGATGAACGCTCGAGGATCACGGAACTGCTTCAGGTCGCGGCTGGATAG
- the infB gene encoding translation initiation factor IF-2 translates to MARKRIKTLAHDWGFPVEEVLASCERLKLPHALSESVLLSAEETSRVRADLDEQAHRAVVMRRETTLETSAGKVVEKRLNATVMRRRHAEPAPGAAPVEPFHFEMESPEPVEQTFSGPIFDEPLKVEPRLPELQIIEPTFVPPAATAPATPSIPPAASPEVELPRAAVNGAAAKHIAEAHAEPRPTALTQTAPPVAAAPPVAEPPEVIQAQPAEQIQPADQIQPLAALSPVTKTGAPTRVAPANLPGATVVRRQFEPGRTVNLTNRAHTAAPSMDEGQAGPKVLGKIDLRKPATTKPAPPTGVRPGGPPRPGMPPRPGAPSRPGAPARPGERRIGTLAPTPGPENFGPPPSPDSAKPGARTIKKKKVVKRGTPDIAAEREMRGLRVPRKRRAMPGKELHKTEITTPRASKRIVRITEGVTVGDLAHNMGVKAAEIIKQLMGLGVMSTLNQVLDVDTATLVAGEFGYSVENVAFDAESEIEEDLGAVTTGESVTRPPVVTVMGHVDHGKTSLLDAIRHTNVTEREFGGITQHIGAYMVEVHGRKISFVDTPGHEAFTAMRARGAKVTDIVVLVVAADEGVMPQTIEALNHAKAAGVPVIVAINKIDRPEANIDRVKQQLTEQGLIPEDYGGETITVPVSARSGEGVEKLLEMILLQADVMELKANPDRSARGAVVESQIDRGRGPVATVLIQEGTLHTGDAFVCGTSYGRVRAMQNHLGERVADAGPSTPVEVFGLSSVPEPGTAFTVVAEESKARQVAEFRRSKLRDVGLQKTSRVSLETLSERLQAGEVKELRVIVKGDVNGSVEALADWLQRLSTGEVKLELLHKSVGAISETDVTLASASRAIILGFNVRPEPKAAQLAEKAGVDIRLYTIIYDVLNDIREAMEGLLAPTYREKALGRAEIRQTFMIQSNTIGGAMVTEGKLLRGARSRLVRDGRVVWEGKIASLRRFKDDAREVLSGYECGVGLENFNDLKPGDVVEDFEMEAVLRKLGAPRAEAQRGAGGAAEKQPQP, encoded by the coding sequence ATGGCGCGCAAGCGTATAAAAACTCTCGCTCACGATTGGGGTTTCCCGGTCGAAGAAGTGTTGGCCAGTTGCGAACGGCTGAAGCTGCCGCACGCGCTCTCGGAGTCAGTCCTGCTGTCTGCCGAGGAGACGAGCCGAGTCCGGGCCGATCTCGACGAGCAGGCTCATCGCGCGGTCGTGATGCGGCGCGAGACCACGCTCGAAACCAGTGCCGGCAAGGTGGTCGAAAAACGGCTCAACGCCACCGTCATGCGCCGCCGCCACGCGGAACCGGCGCCCGGCGCTGCGCCGGTCGAACCTTTCCACTTCGAGATGGAGAGCCCGGAGCCTGTCGAACAGACCTTCTCAGGACCGATTTTTGACGAACCGCTGAAAGTCGAGCCGCGTTTGCCCGAGCTTCAGATTATCGAACCAACGTTCGTACCCCCGGCGGCGACTGCTCCGGCAACGCCGTCGATTCCTCCAGCCGCGTCGCCGGAAGTTGAACTGCCGCGCGCGGCGGTTAACGGCGCGGCGGCCAAACACATTGCAGAGGCGCACGCCGAACCCAGGCCCACAGCGCTCACCCAGACCGCGCCGCCAGTCGCGGCCGCGCCTCCCGTCGCGGAACCGCCGGAGGTAATCCAAGCTCAGCCCGCGGAGCAGATTCAGCCCGCCGATCAGATTCAGCCTCTGGCGGCGCTTTCGCCAGTGACGAAGACCGGTGCGCCGACGCGCGTAGCGCCGGCCAACCTGCCGGGCGCAACCGTGGTGCGGCGCCAGTTCGAACCGGGCCGCACGGTCAATCTGACGAACCGCGCGCATACTGCGGCGCCCTCGATGGACGAGGGTCAGGCCGGACCGAAAGTGCTCGGCAAAATAGATTTGCGCAAGCCTGCGACCACCAAGCCCGCGCCACCCACCGGAGTGCGTCCGGGTGGACCGCCGCGTCCGGGGATGCCGCCGCGACCCGGCGCACCCTCGCGACCGGGTGCACCGGCACGGCCGGGCGAGCGGCGCATCGGCACGCTCGCGCCGACGCCGGGTCCGGAGAACTTCGGCCCGCCACCGTCGCCCGATTCGGCCAAACCCGGCGCGCGCACGATCAAGAAGAAGAAGGTCGTAAAACGCGGCACGCCGGATATTGCCGCCGAGCGCGAAATGCGCGGCCTGCGCGTCCCGCGCAAACGGCGCGCGATGCCCGGGAAAGAGCTGCATAAGACCGAGATCACGACGCCGCGCGCCTCCAAGCGTATCGTGCGCATCACCGAGGGCGTTACCGTCGGCGACCTCGCCCACAATATGGGCGTCAAGGCCGCTGAGATTATCAAGCAGTTGATGGGTCTCGGCGTGATGTCCACGCTCAATCAGGTGCTCGACGTTGATACCGCCACGCTCGTCGCGGGTGAATTCGGTTATAGCGTTGAGAACGTCGCCTTCGACGCGGAGTCGGAGATCGAAGAAGACCTCGGAGCGGTAACGACCGGCGAAAGCGTTACGCGCCCGCCGGTGGTGACCGTGATGGGCCACGTTGACCACGGCAAGACCTCGCTGCTCGACGCCATCCGCCACACCAATGTCACCGAGCGCGAGTTCGGCGGCATCACCCAGCATATCGGCGCCTACATGGTCGAGGTACACGGCCGCAAGATCAGTTTTGTCGATACGCCGGGCCATGAGGCCTTTACGGCGATGCGCGCGCGCGGCGCCAAGGTCACGGATATCGTCGTGCTCGTCGTCGCCGCGGACGAAGGTGTGATGCCGCAAACGATCGAGGCGCTCAACCACGCCAAAGCGGCCGGCGTGCCGGTGATCGTCGCGATCAACAAGATCGATAGGCCCGAAGCTAATATCGACCGCGTCAAACAGCAACTCACCGAGCAGGGTCTGATTCCCGAGGATTACGGCGGCGAGACCATCACGGTGCCGGTCTCGGCGCGCTCCGGCGAAGGTGTCGAAAAGCTCCTCGAAATGATTCTGCTGCAAGCCGACGTGATGGAGCTCAAGGCCAACCCCGATCGTTCCGCGCGCGGCGCGGTCGTCGAGTCGCAGATCGATCGCGGCCGCGGTCCCGTCGCCACCGTGCTGATACAGGAGGGCACGCTCCATACCGGCGACGCCTTCGTCTGCGGCACCTCCTACGGGCGCGTGCGCGCGATGCAAAATCATCTCGGCGAGCGCGTCGCGGATGCCGGACCTTCGACGCCGGTCGAGGTCTTTGGCCTCTCCAGCGTGCCTGAACCGGGCACCGCCTTTACGGTGGTCGCGGAGGAATCCAAGGCGCGGCAAGTGGCCGAGTTCCGCCGCTCCAAGTTGCGCGATGTCGGACTGCAAAAGACCAGCCGCGTCTCGCTGGAAACCTTGAGCGAACGGCTCCAGGCAGGCGAGGTCAAGGAGCTGCGCGTCATTGTAAAGGGCGACGTCAACGGCTCGGTCGAGGCGCTGGCGGATTGGCTCCAGCGGCTCTCGACCGGCGAGGTGAAACTCGAGCTGCTCCACAAGTCGGTGGGCGCGATCTCCGAGACCGACGTAACTCTCGCTTCGGCCTCGCGGGCGATTATCCTCGGCTTCAACGTGCGGCCGGAGCCCAAAGCGGCGCAGCTCGCCGAGAAAGCTGGCGTCGATATTCGGCTCTACACGATTATCTACGATGTCCTCAACGATATTCGCGAGGCGATGGAAGGCTTGCTCGCGCCGACCTATCGCGAGAAGGCGCTCGGCCGCGCCGAGATCCGCCAGACCTTCATGATTCAGAGCAATACGATCGGCGGTGCGATGGTCACCGAAGGCAAGTTGCTGCGCGGCGCGCGCTCGCGCCTGGTGCGCGACGGCCGCGTCGTTTGGGAAGGGAAAATTGCCTCGCTGCGGCGCTTTAAGGATGACGCGCGCGAGGTTCTTTCAGGCTACGAATGTGGCGTCGGGCTCGAGAACTTCAATGACCTCAAGCCCGGCGACGTCGTCGAGGATTTTGAGATGGAAGCGGTGTTGCGCAAGCTTGGCGCGCCGCGCGCGGAGGCGCAGCGCGGAGCCGGGGGAGCAGCAGAAAAGCAGCCTCAACCCTAA
- a CDS encoding DUF503 domain-containing protein, producing the protein MGVLRLTLFLPENHSLKGKRQVLRAIKARVRNKFNVSIAESDDNDLWQRAELGICQVGNDRGFVDSALREVVNFIDDLGLAPLGEESLEILNY; encoded by the coding sequence GTGGGAGTCTTGCGCCTGACCCTCTTCCTGCCCGAGAACCATTCGCTCAAGGGCAAGCGCCAGGTGCTGCGCGCGATCAAGGCGCGCGTGCGCAATAAGTTCAACGTCTCGATCGCGGAATCCGACGACAACGACCTGTGGCAGCGCGCCGAACTCGGCATCTGCCAGGTCGGCAACGACCGCGGCTTCGTCGATTCGGCTTTGCGCGAAGTGGTCAACTTTATCGACGATCTGGGGCTGGCGCCCCTCGGCGAAGAATCGCTCGAAATTCTCAACTATTGA
- the rbfA gene encoding 30S ribosome-binding factor RbfA, with protein sequence MEGDGRRPERVAEMVHREVALMLLRDLRDPRLRGISLTRVRMTDDLRRGRIFFSHLGGRVRAADAIKGFQSASGFIRRQLGRALSLRYTPDFAFEFDPGLESAARVDTLLREARPKE encoded by the coding sequence ATGGAAGGCGATGGCAGGCGGCCCGAACGGGTCGCCGAGATGGTGCATCGAGAAGTGGCCCTGATGCTGTTGCGGGACTTGCGCGATCCGCGCCTGCGCGGGATCAGCCTGACCCGCGTGCGCATGACCGACGATCTGCGGCGCGGCCGGATCTTTTTCTCGCATCTCGGGGGCCGGGTTCGCGCCGCTGACGCGATTAAGGGCTTTCAGAGCGCCAGCGGTTTTATCCGCCGCCAGCTTGGCCGCGCGCTCAGCCTGCGCTATACGCCGGATTTCGCTTTCGAGTTTGATCCGGGTCTCGAAAGCGCCGCCCGCGTCGACACCCTACTGCGCGAAGCCCGCCCGAAGGAATAG
- a CDS encoding IS1595 family transposase, with product MTLKEHLEQFPDEEACKRYLVAKRWPDGVRCPKCGSEKVFHVTHRPFHWVCKQRDCGGRNGYRFSVISGTIFQDTKRPLKEWFTVAFLILNAKKGISSLNVQRIMGFKKEKTAWYMCHRIRAAMKDNDFAKLMGIVEIDESFIGGKDKNRHWNKRTHITGGLGSGKVGVIGAISRKGNVVCQIIDNTDAATLNRFVRKTVSGSVDLVSTDEHRGYAHLDAIGFPHEAVSHSTGEYVRGQIHTNNIESFWALLKRGVVGTYHNVSAKYLPLYLAEFQFRHNNRKNPDMFGEIIAGC from the coding sequence ATGACGCTCAAAGAACATCTGGAACAGTTCCCAGACGAAGAAGCCTGCAAGCGCTATCTGGTAGCCAAGCGCTGGCCGGACGGCGTGCGCTGTCCGAAGTGCGGTAGCGAGAAGGTCTTTCACGTCACGCACCGCCCGTTCCATTGGGTTTGCAAGCAGCGCGATTGTGGCGGGCGGAACGGGTATCGCTTCTCCGTTATCAGTGGGACCATTTTTCAGGATACTAAACGCCCTCTGAAAGAGTGGTTCACTGTCGCTTTCCTGATTCTGAACGCAAAGAAGGGGATCAGTTCCCTGAACGTTCAGCGCATCATGGGTTTCAAGAAAGAAAAGACCGCGTGGTATATGTGCCATCGGATTCGCGCCGCGATGAAGGATAACGACTTCGCGAAATTGATGGGCATTGTCGAAATCGATGAGTCGTTCATCGGCGGAAAAGATAAGAATCGCCACTGGAACAAAAGAACGCATATAACGGGTGGACTCGGTTCGGGTAAGGTTGGCGTCATCGGAGCAATCAGCCGTAAAGGCAACGTGGTCTGCCAGATAATCGATAACACCGATGCAGCTACGCTCAATCGCTTCGTTCGTAAGACGGTCAGCGGGTCGGTTGACCTTGTATCTACCGACGAGCATCGCGGGTATGCGCATCTGGACGCGATAGGTTTCCCGCATGAAGCGGTCAGCCATAGTACTGGCGAGTACGTTCGCGGCCAGATTCACACGAATAACATTGAGTCGTTTTGGGCGCTGCTCAAACGTGGTGTAGTCGGCACTTACCACAATGTTAGCGCGAAGTACCTTCCGCTCTATTTGGCGGAATTTCAGTTCCGGCATAACAACCGAAAGAACCCTGACATGTTTGGCGAAATCATAGCAGGATGCTGA
- a CDS encoding enoyl-CoA hydratase/isomerase translates to MEFERAKLDFDGSVGVLTLNHPEVMNAVSPEMVRGLMKALDEVERGKNSVRCLVMTGAGRGFCAGANLQPGSSGAADPGTLLETLFHPFLRRLRELPMPLVTAVNGAAAGVGMSFALMGDLVLCARSAYFLQAFRRIGLVPDGGSTWLLPRLVGKARAAELSLLGEKLPAERALEWGLINRVYDDAELIGKASELARDLANGPTVALGLIRRLYWQSADNSYEEQLNLECQSQRSAGRSADCRECIRAFLEKRPAKFTGA, encoded by the coding sequence ATGGAGTTCGAGCGTGCAAAGTTGGATTTCGATGGAAGCGTCGGCGTCCTGACGCTCAATCATCCCGAGGTCATGAATGCGGTTTCACCGGAGATGGTCCGCGGGCTGATGAAAGCGCTCGACGAGGTCGAGCGCGGGAAAAACAGCGTCCGCTGTCTCGTGATGACCGGCGCCGGGCGCGGCTTTTGCGCGGGCGCAAACTTGCAGCCGGGATCCTCAGGCGCCGCCGACCCCGGCACGCTGCTCGAAACCCTGTTTCATCCTTTTCTCCGGCGGCTACGCGAGCTGCCGATGCCGCTCGTGACGGCGGTGAATGGCGCGGCGGCCGGAGTCGGGATGAGCTTCGCGCTGATGGGCGATCTCGTCCTCTGCGCGCGATCGGCTTACTTTCTGCAAGCTTTTCGCCGCATCGGACTGGTCCCCGATGGGGGTTCGACCTGGCTGCTACCGCGCCTCGTGGGCAAGGCGCGCGCCGCCGAACTCTCGCTCCTGGGCGAAAAGCTGCCGGCCGAAAGAGCGCTCGAATGGGGTCTGATCAACCGCGTCTATGACGATGCGGAACTGATCGGGAAAGCCTCGGAACTCGCTCGCGACCTCGCCAACGGTCCGACTGTCGCGCTCGGCCTGATCCGCCGGCTCTACTGGCAGAGCGCGGACAATTCTTACGAGGAGCAGCTCAATCTCGAATGCCAATCGCAACGGAGCGCGGGCAGGTCGGCCGATTGTAGAGAGTGTATCCGCGCCTTCCTGGAGAAGCGCCCGGCGAAATTCACCGGCGCGTGA
- a CDS encoding dienelactone hydrolase family protein: protein MALAGEVSDLTNLDARDVSFPSDGFQMKAYLARPKAAGSYPAIIVLHEAFGLVEHERDVARRLANLGFIALAPDIYSRIGAPKNATDMNEVRAKMFGLTDAQVVRDAEAAAAFIRAQPKASGRVGCVGFCVGGRWTLLFATSSDKVNAAIDCWGGFITRATPDAVTTPERPTPVIDLVPQLHCPLYVVCGEEDQNPSPSDAEELRRRLEKSAKSFQLEIFKNAGHAFFADYRPSYREKAAFELWPKMLAFFRQHLA, encoded by the coding sequence ATGGCATTAGCCGGAGAAGTTTCGGATTTGACCAATCTCGACGCGCGCGACGTCAGCTTCCCGAGTGACGGCTTTCAGATGAAGGCTTACCTCGCGCGGCCCAAAGCGGCGGGAAGCTATCCCGCGATTATCGTCCTGCACGAGGCCTTCGGGCTGGTCGAGCATGAGCGCGATGTCGCCCGGCGTCTCGCCAATCTGGGCTTCATCGCGCTCGCGCCGGACATCTATTCGCGTATCGGCGCGCCGAAAAACGCGACCGACATGAATGAAGTTCGCGCCAAGATGTTCGGGCTGACGGACGCGCAGGTCGTGCGCGACGCCGAGGCCGCGGCGGCCTTTATACGCGCCCAGCCGAAGGCGAGCGGACGCGTCGGCTGCGTCGGCTTCTGTGTCGGCGGGCGTTGGACGCTGCTTTTTGCCACCAGCAGCGACAAAGTCAACGCCGCGATTGACTGTTGGGGCGGATTCATCACACGCGCGACCCCTGACGCCGTTACGACGCCGGAGCGGCCGACTCCCGTCATCGACCTCGTTCCACAACTCCACTGTCCGTTATACGTGGTCTGCGGCGAAGAGGATCAGAACCCCTCCCCAAGCGACGCCGAGGAATTGCGGCGGCGGCTGGAAAAATCCGCGAAGAGCTTCCAACTCGAAATCTTCAAAAACGCCGGCCACGCCTTTTTCGCCGATTATCGTCCCAGCTATCGCGAAAAAGCAGCGTTTGAACTGTGGCCGAAGATGCTCGCGTTCTTCAGGCAGCATCTCGCCTGA
- a CDS encoding DedA family protein — translation MHLINPSQMTDWLGVWGYLGIFVLVFVGNFGVPVPEETVLLVAGFMAGRGDLDLRTLYLVGIVSAVIGDSCGFACGRIGGQRLFERLAQRFKFVRERYVHLQDFFAVHGSKAVFMARFVAGARFMAGPMAGAAGMPFLRFLGWNVLGALTWCSLVITVGYLVGDELDWVIYAAHRASHWMALALILAAAVLIYYWRRERAPSASAPPG, via the coding sequence ATGCATCTCATAAACCCCTCCCAGATGACGGATTGGCTCGGCGTGTGGGGCTATCTCGGAATCTTCGTGCTGGTGTTCGTCGGTAATTTCGGCGTCCCGGTGCCCGAAGAGACGGTGCTGCTGGTTGCGGGCTTTATGGCCGGCCGCGGCGATCTCGATTTGCGGACGCTCTATCTGGTCGGGATCGTGAGCGCGGTAATCGGCGATTCGTGCGGCTTTGCCTGCGGGCGAATCGGCGGTCAGCGGCTCTTCGAGCGCCTGGCGCAGCGCTTCAAATTCGTGCGCGAGCGCTACGTGCACCTCCAGGATTTCTTCGCGGTGCATGGCAGCAAGGCCGTGTTTATGGCGCGCTTCGTCGCCGGCGCGCGCTTCATGGCCGGCCCGATGGCCGGGGCGGCGGGGATGCCTTTTCTGCGCTTCCTCGGCTGGAACGTGCTGGGCGCGCTGACCTGGTGCTCGCTGGTGATCACGGTCGGCTACCTGGTCGGCGACGAGCTCGATTGGGTGATCTACGCGGCTCATCGCGCGAGTCACTGGATGGCCTTGGCGCTGATTCTCGCCGCCGCCGTGCTGATCTATTACTGGCGGCGCGAGCGCGCGCCGTCGGCCTCTGCCCCGCCCGGCTGA
- a CDS encoding carboxymuconolactone decarboxylase family protein produces MALLPFVDESHASAKTREILGNTPRKLNVARMIANAADAVFQNFSRLGNSLMTRGKLNGKLRELAILRNARVCNSLYEYTQHVPIAKSVGVSDEQLRGVDDWEAAQCFSDVERLVLRFTDEIARNVKGSKATLDALKQHLGTGEIVELIMAIGFWGMVARILETTEVELEDFAGKVNLLEGAKQ; encoded by the coding sequence ATGGCGCTGTTACCGTTCGTTGACGAAAGCCACGCTTCCGCAAAGACTCGCGAGATCCTGGGCAACACGCCGCGCAAGCTCAATGTTGCGCGAATGATCGCGAACGCCGCAGATGCGGTCTTTCAGAACTTCTCGCGGCTCGGCAACTCGCTGATGACGCGCGGCAAGCTCAACGGCAAGCTGCGCGAACTCGCGATTCTGCGCAACGCGCGGGTCTGCAATTCGCTCTATGAGTACACTCAGCACGTGCCGATCGCGAAGAGCGTCGGCGTGAGCGATGAGCAACTGCGCGGCGTCGACGATTGGGAGGCGGCCCAGTGTTTCAGCGACGTCGAGCGGCTGGTGCTGCGCTTCACCGACGAGATCGCACGCAACGTCAAGGGCTCGAAAGCCACGCTCGACGCGCTCAAGCAACATCTTGGGACGGGCGAGATCGTCGAGTTGATCATGGCGATCGGCTTTTGGGGGATGGTCGCGCGCATCCTCGAAACCACGGAGGTCGAACTCGAGGATTTTGCCGGCAAGGTCAACCTGCTCGAAGGCGCCAAGCAGTAA
- a CDS encoding thioredoxin family protein, translating to MSHKVVSREEWIEARKQLLIKEKEFSRLGDQLSQQRRELPWVRVEKEYLFESPSGKESLSDLFAGKSQLAVYHFMFGPEWEAGCPHCSFWADNFDGIDAHLRAGDVTLIAISHAPLPKLEAFKQRIGWKFKWVSAGENGFNYDYFVSFTAEQAAKGEIYQNYRLKQSPLTEIVGISAFYKASDGGIFHTYSAYERGVETINGAYHWLDLMPKGRDEAGLTFAQSWVRHHDRYGSDYRGPGGLVIPA from the coding sequence ATGTCTCACAAAGTTGTCTCGCGCGAGGAATGGATCGAGGCGCGCAAGCAGTTACTAATCAAGGAGAAGGAGTTCTCCCGCCTGGGCGACCAACTGAGTCAGCAGCGCCGGGAGTTGCCGTGGGTGCGAGTCGAAAAGGAATACCTATTCGAGAGTCCGTCCGGCAAAGAGAGTCTCAGTGACCTGTTTGCCGGAAAAAGCCAGCTCGCTGTCTATCATTTCATGTTCGGGCCCGAGTGGGAGGCGGGCTGCCCGCATTGTTCCTTCTGGGCCGACAACTTCGATGGTATCGACGCGCATCTGCGGGCGGGCGACGTGACGCTGATCGCCATATCCCATGCTCCGCTGCCGAAACTTGAAGCGTTCAAGCAACGCATAGGTTGGAAATTCAAGTGGGTTTCCGCGGGCGAGAACGGCTTCAACTATGACTATTTTGTCTCATTCACCGCCGAGCAGGCCGCCAAGGGTGAGATTTATCAGAACTACCGGCTCAAGCAGAGTCCGTTAACAGAAATTGTCGGAATCAGCGCCTTCTACAAAGCCTCCGACGGGGGCATCTTTCATACCTATTCCGCCTACGAACGTGGTGTTGAAACGATCAATGGCGCTTACCACTGGCTCGATCTGATGCCTAAGGGGCGCGACGAGGCCGGGCTGACCTTCGCGCAGTCCTGGGTGCGTCATCACGATCGCTACGGCAGTGACTATCGCGGACCGGGCGGATTAGTCATTCCTGCGTGA